GCGGGGGAGATGCCATGTAGATCTGTACTACAGCAACTGCCAGTATCAGTTTAAAAGAAGCTCCCCTTCCAAGATTAGGATccatttaacaaaaacatttttttttttttaaaatgttaaccaGCAGTGGTTTCAGTCGCTCAACCATAAACGTCAGCATACACATGGCAAACAATGTATGCCCTCACAGTTTATCTGGAGAACCGCACACAAAATGTTTATGAAGAGATATCTGGTACTATTTTTACATTAGGCCAGAACTCTTGATGGAAAAGTAATATCCTCTAAATTGTCCTGATCAGTAGGGTAAAGGAAGGGCTTGCACATCCTCTAGACATTCATCATATGCTTCCTGGTAATCCTCGTGTGGTTTGATCAGTATCACACAGGTCGGGCGCTTGGAGCCTGCAGCTGCTCCTAGGTCCTGAAACAGGAGCAAATGTATCACGTTACTGAATATCAATATTGTACAAGGATAGTCTAGTTTTTCTCAGATGACCAGGGATAAATAAATCATGCCTCACATGTCAGAAATAGTTGAACAAGACCTACAATAACTGGAATACTGGATCTACAGACTAAAAAGAAGAGATGCCAATTGAAGTGACAACTGTCAGAGCTAAATTAAAACACAGAACATTTTCATCATACAGGCTGGAATGACTGGCTTCTTGTGGAAAAACGGGTCGGTTGTACATGGATCAATCAAAAGCAGCCAATTTCGGATCATTATAGGATTTAACATTACAGAATAGAGGATCTTGTCTGTCATGTTGTAGGTTTTGACTGaaggacattaaggggccgattcactaacttcgagtgattttacattttccaggattcttttcaccattttttcgGGTCTTGTGAAAAagataaaatgggggttctactgtaaaaaaacataacCTTCTATATTGCACTGGCTTACAGACCCAGAAGCCTTTTGTCACACACAGTAGGCGACTATAGGAATTTTTGATCTCTAGGAGATTCTCTATAAATCACTTAGGTGCACGTGCCATTCCTTTGCACAGTAAAGATTTGGCAGAAGTGTCTGACCAAGAAGAGTATTATGCACAATTGTGAGACTGGCTTCTATAAATCATTACTGAGCACGTGCAAGAAACAAGACTAGAATGTGAGAACTCAGTGAAGGAGGACTTTGTTTAGAAGAACAATTTGTATTTGCGATGTAACTAAGTAGAAGACCTGACCATTTGTAACATATTTTACAGGACAATGTGCTAAAGTAAAAATCACATACTATCTTGCAGTGACTGGATTTGGTAAATAATAGATGTTGGTAAAGAGCAGATGTCCCCATACTGTGGGGCTGGCCAAGTATACTTTGACTATGAAGACCCTTTAGGAGAGATGTGAAAAATACctattttttccctataaatagtCCAAATTGAAGTTCAATATGAATGAAATTTAGGGTTGAAGCTTCTTCACAGACCAAGAAATGTTTGAAACCAAATGGCTTGTACAGTGATATTTACATAGatctatcatttattttatgatcAAACAGGTCTTCACACGTCTATTGGGTCTTAAACGGGACTTGATCTGAAACATTCTAACAGCCAATGGTATACAGTGCAATGAACGGTCAGTCTTGaagaaaagcaaaggaaaaagCATACTCACGGATTTGGATGGAACGTATGAATAAGGAATGCCGCGATCCTCACACATTACAGGGATATGACAATAAACCTCAATGGGAAGGGTGTCACCAGCCATTACTACAATgctagaaacattttaaaaagtcagGATTGTTAGAAGATACAGCTGTACATTAACCCATTATTGACAATTCTAGTAAAGGCTTGCCAATATTTTATCAGAATCAATCAAAATAAACAGTGAAATATTTTCCAAGGGCTTCACCATTTCTAATAATGTACAATACAGGAAAGCTGTGCTCTGGGAAAAACAGTCACCAATATAAGAGTAGATTgttttagcaaatctgcccctctatatatacacacattagagACAGACCCATGTGATACAGCAAATAAGCCTTTACCCATCAGTACACTAGTTGCACTGAAAATATGGAGTTTGAGGTTTCAAACGAAGAATAAATGTGCTTACCCTTTCTCTCCTTTGTTGATGAACTTTTGCACTTCCTTCACTCCTCTGCGGATATTCTTCTGTtttatggctgaaattgaaagaaGATGGATCCTTGTGATGTATGCAAgggattttaaacaaaataattctaaaaccaaCGGAATGGCAATGTCTGTGATTCTTATTTTCCCACCCGAAGTTACAAACACCTTAATTCAAATAACAGTGAGAACTCAAAAATAGCTATTATTGGCagagtaatttaaagggatacattaACCTTTTAATGGCCAAGCATATCGGgtcaagtataggagaaggaagagaaactagttcctcttccttctcctatacttggatcatttgcagcacagcaactattaaggaattggatgCATACCATTTGGgaaagctgtgctaaccaccatcccccCCTCTATTTGGACAAGCATATAGGGCCTAATTGCTGGAAGAAGCTTCGAACAAAGCAtgtgctacattttttttaagaagtgtTTCAGAGTGAAATGATGTGTGCCCTCCAAAagctctagatcagtgatccccaaccagtagctcatggatgttgctcccagtagcctcacgctgagtggttatttttgaattactgatttggaggcaagtttttgttgcccaacagagcctcgtgtaggtcaacagtccacataggggctaccaagtggcTAATCACAGTACtgatttggcatcccaagaatatttttcatgccatCATTTCTCCACAACtcctttgaatgttgctcatgggtttaaaaggttgggggtTCCCTGCTCTAGATCCCCTAACAGGACAAAGACGCATGACATTTTGTCATGGCAACAAGATGCCAGAAAATTCATGGCCGTTGTGGGAGCTAAGAATCGCCACAGCTAAAACACTTCAGATCAGATTGAGTGACCTGTATTAGCTGCAACAACAGCACAGAGTTTTCTCCATgatgaaatggggggggggggtgaagagaCAATACCCCATAAAGGGCCAGCACATGGAACAGGTTGTATAAGGGTTCAGGCAGTTTGGTTTCTGGGGTCAGACTGCTGGGGTCAGCAGTGGTAGTGTTAATGAATGAAGAAGCCCCTTAAAAACAAGTTCACTGTGTGACACCCAGCCAGGAAATAATTCATCTTTGATTAACTTACAGCAGTTATAGTTCCGCTTACTATAAAGGAAATAACATTTCTATTAAAGTACTATCTTCTTCGGAAAGTGACAAGAGGAATAAAACAAATTGGACAAATCTGTGTGTATTAATGACAAAACGCTGGCCACAGGCTTCCACTGAAACCATGCTCAGTACTGCTAAGAATTTCAATGGCATGTGCCGCCTGTGGTTACTCTGTGCATCAGTAACTACATCCAGCTTGAAGTGCAAGTAATCGCATTGACTGTTATCGCGTCTTAAACACATTTTAGACTCAATCGCAATTCACGAGATGTGAAAACTCTAATTACGTCTCCACCAGAGCGAGGGAATTGAAGTGAGCACGGTACCTTTCTTTACACATTTGTTCAGCTTCTTGGTGAGTTTGCGGCCCGCGAGTGGTTTAGCGACAGGGTTTAGATACGATAACAGCTCATCGTATGATTTACTCGGCGTCTCGGGCACCTCCTCACATTCCTCCTTCTTCACTTTAGTCATTTTCCTAGATCGCACACGAGCAGGATGAAGTTATAACCACATGTAAGCGCGCACGCTCTCGCCTCTGAGGACTTCCGTGTCCGGTGGGAGGAGCAAATGTACGCCAATCAGTGACTTGTGCTCTAGTCTATATGTAAGAGGAACTCACGTCAGTTTATTGTAGTCGATTTATTATCATGTCgtacacagtgtgtgtgtgtgtgtatatatatatatatatatatatatatatatatatatatatatatatatatatatatatatatatatatatatataatttttttttttttttttcatccattcaAGCTGATATAATGGTATTCTGAAGTGTGCATCTGTTGTCTGCTAAATAacttgtgtttgaatggctgccctcacagctacacagaagcttgtttatatgaactatagaagtgtttctgaagcaaatatacctgttttaccagtgcaggccaactgttcattatattttaattgttttaaaatactttcatttcagggtgttactgttactttaaagacCATCAAAGACAACCAAAGTGTTTCCATATGAACATATTACACCAGGTTTCCCAGAATTTACATTTGGAAAcatggaggtagggttgccaccttttctggaaaaaaataccagcttcctatatatttatctttttgtttgtaTTAACAACATTCGGATCAATCATCGTTTTTGCCGGCCTACACGGAGGGAGTAAGGAGCAACAAACGCATGCTGTGTCTAGAGGCTTCACCCCCCCCCATGCGTAGTACTGTAAATTAAATCCCCTACTAATCTTGGAGGGTCTCCACTGGGCCCTATGcactgcaactagggttgccacctggccggtattttaccggcctggccggtaaaaatgatggttgatcccaatgttattaatagggaaaaatgataaatatataggaaggccagtattttttttccaaaaaaggtggcaaccctaactgcaactCAATTCCCAGTGTGCAAGCCTTATTTCATACAGTAGTTCCTCCACAGCAGCTgccaaataaacaaaacatgcaTATGTACTTTCAATCTGCCAGTCGCCAAGATGGCAATGTCAAAAGGAAGCTTTTTCAGTTGTGCAGGTGGCCAAAACTAGTGGTAGGCAGCAGAGCTATGTGGGGAGTAATCAGCTGTTAAAGAATTGAGCAATGTGTGGGAGTTTATAGCGAGCACTGGGCCAAATAGTATTGCCTTGGATGCAAATACCAtatctctcaacattttggaaatagaaagagggacaaatagaTTTGCCGTGCTCCATGTGGCTGTTTTTTGGCCACATGCactaattacaatgttcattttacaaaatttggcaggttatgaatgtttgaacacatttctttctattgtttttttttttttttgagttattacagctttgctaatgaaggtgaattgccctttaaaggggatgtaaaggcaaaaaaataaaatccctgaAAAAGagatctatctccaatatactttacttaaaaaatgtgtaccatttttataataaacctgattgtatgcagtgacatctccccttcattttacttgctctgacagctgcggATAGGAAatatcagacggtccctaactgctctgcagggaaacaatcatactttgaAATGGTAGGGTAGAgtcccccccaccttacttccctgacctcgagcagctttgtttgtttccctataaagcagctggcgactgtgtagagatttgaatCCATAGACCCactgcagtctgcatattctgattattaattagtcttgctgtatcagcttctatggtagacattatttgacttgtgctgttttgataatttatgacgatccctaagcttaacctctcaactgaagcccagaccacactgagcatgtgcatagtcttggtcttgcagagatgtataacaaagttacaagatgacagccccctgcagccaactttgaaaacataaatcatttatttaggcttctggtgcagtaagttcatgtttatatttactatacaaaatacagcatttctagcattattctattttagactttagttcccctttaagctgcaagtcagttttttttatattaaaattgttacaatagtttctttgcttatcttaaactgttacaatagtttctttgcttttgttaaattgttacaaatgtaaaaatgcacttgccatgtattctgggctctttgccaaaaaacaattatgttttagaaactttgtatctttttctggctgttcagagcaggaggtcaaagagaaagttgggacatttcagtaacaatctgggactgggggctgagctgtcaaaatcgggactgtccccaGTTGGGAGGCCCAGGCTCTGGATTTCATctaagtgattttttttggtgaatggCTACAGCTAGGGCTTAACAGTCAAAATATTCCAAAACATCTTATTTAGTAGACAGATGGAGCACTCAACTGCATCACTAACACACAGTAAATACTAAACATGGAGGAGTCCACAGTAGAGCAAAGCAATACAGTCAGTTATCCTACACTAACAGAATATAGCAATTGAAATAC
Above is a genomic segment from Xenopus laevis strain J_2021 chromosome 3L, Xenopus_laevis_v10.1, whole genome shotgun sequence containing:
- the LOC108710993 gene encoding H/ACA ribonucleoprotein complex subunit 2-like protein yields the protein MTKVKKEECEEVPETPSKSYDELLSYLNPVAKPLAGRKLTKKLNKCVKKAIKQKNIRRGVKEVQKFINKGEKGIVVMAGDTLPIEVYCHIPVMCEDRGIPYSYVPSKSDLGAAAGSKRPTCVILIKPHEDYQEAYDECLEDVQALPLPY